The sequence below is a genomic window from Uranotaenia lowii strain MFRU-FL chromosome 2, ASM2978415v1, whole genome shotgun sequence.
AAACCTATTTTGTaaggtttgaagtttttggagaTTTAATTGAGATGCACGTCctcaaaatattgtaaaatgattCAGCAAAGAGGATTATTTAATAGGTATTTGTTATCGAATTAAGATTTCAATAAAAGTTCTCAAATTTGCCGAATTAAATTTTTGGGCTCATGAGTCcaaattttcccaatttttctaatctattttttttttacaaatgtcCTAACATCGAGCAGACCGAACTGATtgtcataagaaaaattaaaaacttcagattttgAAACTAATGTAAACTTTATGCGaggcaaaaaatgaaaataattcaatgaaatgtATTCCTTGGATTATCATTTACTAAACCTGATTGATAAACTTGACAAATTTTGTACacagttgaaaatatttctagGGAAGTCTTAGCTACATCCAgcgataataaaataaaatgtcaatTCTATGATTTTATTCCTATCTATTTATTTCCAGGTGCGTTGATGCCAAATCCCGCCCAACTTTGTTCGAAAAGATCGTCCTGTCGTTGGGAGCGCTAATGTTTTTCGCTGCCGGTAAGTTCCTGTTCCTGTGCGCTTCGCATCGATTTCGACTGCTCCAGCAAGGTCGCTCGATTCCGATTCCATAACAACCATCGGGAGTTCGGTTCAACAACCTTCAATAAAAAACATTAGCAGAGTAGAAAACACTTAGAACGAAAGCAGTTGTTTTTCCTTCACGAGTCTAGGCTCTTTGGTGgtcatcaaattgaaaaaagcgTTTGATTCTCGAATGGTTTATGGAAAAGTTATCTTAATTTGATTTACGCCGGATGGGGCCTGCCAAAACATAACGTGTTGACCGTGGCCGATTTTCGCTCACCTGACCGTTTTttgcttttgttattttttattatcgttTCAGGTGGCCTGGTTTTCGCCTCGATAGACCAAGTACATCCGGACCTCCATGACAACGCCATCATACTGGGCTGTTTATCGTTCCTGGTGGCGATTCTGTTCGTGATTGACCTGGCCGATCCGTTGGCCCGAATGACGGCACACATGACCCAGACGGATAGCAGCTCGATGGGTGGGGTTTCAAGAGCTTCGGAGACCGAGAAAGATATGCTGAGGAAAGATGTATCGACGGATACGGAAACGCCGATTTATTCTATTTCCAGGGACCACCGGTATCGGGATATGGTTGGACCGGATCGGAGAAGTTTCGATGAAGCCATGGAGCGGGAGCGCTATCGGGAAAGGGATGAACCAGAACGGGTCAGTTACAGACGACGCAGTGAGGTTGATCGGGAACGAGAGGGTTATCTGGAACGAGCTGAACCAAGGAGAAAGAGTTATATGGACCGGGATAACGCAGACCGCCATAGTATGGAGTCTGTCGTAGTCGAGCGGAAAGTTTATCCTTCAGTTCAGGTCCCGGTGTTTGCTCATGTTCGTGCTCCCTACGAAGAGAGTCGTCGAATAGCTGGGAAAGAAATCCAATACTTGCCAAAACAGGATTACCGAGACCGGAGAGACTATCGGGATGCCGGCATGTACTCCAGCCGGCAACACCTTCATACCAGGGAACCTTCACCAAAATCAACACCATTCCATGACAACGAATCCTTTGTAGACGAAATTTCTCCTTCGAGGAGAAGTACTTATGTGCCAGCCGATAACTTCGACCAGGATGTTGTTAAGATGATGTCCAGGCCGAGACCACCACCTCCAGCAAAGCCAACGACATCCCCTGGGCAAAGTTCATCCCGAACGGGATCCTCAAATTGTACCAACTGCCGGGAGACACCGCCAAGAAGTAATCCCGTTAAGAAGAGCAGCTACCACAGTCAACCGATAAGGGACGAACCGGATATGCCCATCAAGCCCGGGTATGTGGCCAATGCTGCCAAAAAGTGGGACGATCGAGCGAGAAGCAAAAGTCAACCGATCATTGGTCTTAACACCATGGTGTGAAATCGTTATCgttaattttttcgaacaacagtgtagatttgtttttcaataaagtaGTTTTGTAAAGagttgttttcaaataaatgaaagaaacttttttggttttctaGATGAATCCATCCTGGGTTTCCTTAAAtcggcataaaaaaaaacaaaaacatatccAATCATTATTTCAGCTTACTTTTTGcgcaaaatgtttgaaaacatgTTAATCCAACAATCCATACCAATGAAAACTGTTTGACAAGAAGTTGACAAAAGTTACAGCTAAAAGTAACAGAAAAACAGGAGTAAAAATTGGTATTTTGGTAGTCTCAAAAATCCTATTTCACAACATTCAACATTCTGGGCTgttttttgagaataaaatatCCTAAGTTTGATAGAAGAGATAAAACAGAGTTGAGGAgaaagcttcaaaaaataaaacataaatgttatactgtgaataaaaaaatcgtcCGTACTGCACCAGTTTTAAGATCAATTGTATTCTTTTTTTAGGTATAAAAAGGCTCCAAAAGAGCCCCTGGTAAAGGACACTTTTTGTTCTTAGTATGCCTGacagcaaaaaataataacaaaaaaaatttaaacgcgTTCACAGTTTACTTATGTTGAGAACCTAAAAATATTCACATAACGCGGAGGAATGGTGCGATACTATaaactgaatttaaaacatcccagtggaaaaagatttttttaagagatcgataaacaagataaaaactACAATTTATTCCAATAATGCTTAATATAGAAAATTAAATGTATGTATTTGAATAAAGTAAGGAAGTTGGTTAGAGGaggataattttcatacaacgATTCTGTAACGTCTGCATCCGGTCAAGAAGAGACAGAGATGCCCTTCCTCACACTGCGATAAGTTTCGAACTCTCCAAAGAATACCACTCAAGTACTGTTGTatttgttctacaaataacCGTTcgttgaaatattcaatttaaaactatgaatcatcaaaatcatgtcaAAAAATCGTCCGTACCCTGGTGCTTAGACTGGTTTAACtactccaatttttttttggatcataTCCAAGCTTCCAGGGATGATTTTCTCTGCCATTTCAAATAATCATGACAAATTTGAACTTATTCAGAAATCTTTCTACAAAGTAcgatgagtttttgtgaaaatatttaaatttttctcaattcttTCTGTGAATGTTTTCTTGCAATCCACTTATATCCATGGTTGGTTTTCTAtgtaattgatatttttcaaacaagtacacaggcttggcaaaagtcatcgtcattagtcataaaactgtgactgtgaagcctcttggtccgtcaaactcaattgactgttccacAAACGCCAGTTTGCCAGTCACTCATCTGACTCATCCCCCAATCGTTTAAACTAAAGGAAATTCATAGTCAAGCATTCATGATTCGTATTCAaacgaccgaagacgaaaaagaaacgcatttattattattgttgctcctgccagcaagcccgttttcagttttttattgttaaatttttgctcCCTAttagcaagtcgttcaattagttgtacctgccgtcagcagccgatcgaagtgtcaTTCGCGGGCGAGTGTTTTGAACAAAACGGACGTTTTCATAGTTTGATCTCAAAAAGTGAAGTTTTTGTCTTGCGATAGTCTCTCAGACTATTACCTTCGATGCTTTTTTTAACGGAATCTTTCTTcaggaagataaaaaaaagcgaATACTATCAGAAAGAATACGGTCAAATTGGTCTTGGGACCAACCAGCAAGGTGCCTTCGC
It includes:
- the LOC129748226 gene encoding uncharacterized protein LOC129748226 — its product is MVKPASRIIIKFLELLGCVACIITKIITDHESRRVFVRNQKLSREWSLIHNVTWSSGGNAFTNIVYGGFTIVIALMLITRCVDAKSRPTLFEKIVLSLGALMFFAAGGLVFASIDQVHPDLHDNAIILGCLSFLVAILFVIDLADPLARMTAHMTQTDSSSMGGVSRASETEKDMLRKDVSTDTETPIYSISRDHRYRDMVGPDRRSFDEAMERERYRERDEPERVSYRRRSEVDREREGYLERAEPRRKSYMDRDNADRHSMESVVVERKVYPSVQVPVFAHVRAPYEESRRIAGKEIQYLPKQDYRDRRDYRDAGMYSSRQHLHTREPSPKSTPFHDNESFVDEISPSRRSTYVPADNFDQDVVKMMSRPRPPPPAKPTTSPGQSSSRTGSSNCTNCRETPPRSNPVKKSSYHSQPIRDEPDMPIKPGYVANAAKKWDDRARSKSQPIIGLNTMV